The following coding sequences are from one Gossypium hirsutum isolate 1008001.06 chromosome A12, Gossypium_hirsutum_v2.1, whole genome shotgun sequence window:
- the LOC107920039 gene encoding succinate dehydrogenase [ubiquinone] iron-sulfur subunit 3, mitochondrial, whose amino-acid sequence MSKSLLRNGYNKIHDRVKKLHKEFKIYRWNPDHPTNNKPFLQSYYVDLSNCGPMVLDALQKIKGEDDSSLSYRRSCREGICGSCAMNVDGTNTVACLKPIDVDTSKPTVLTPLPHMYVIKDLVVDLTNFYHQYRSIEPWLKTKRAPEEGIEYRQSPAERKKLDGLYECILCACCSTSCPSYWWNPEEFLGPAPLLHAFRWISDSRDGFTQERLQALTEDHKRLYRCRTIKNCAAACPKSLNPADAIHKMKTKHMISQVVEKVGSM is encoded by the exons ATGTCAAAGAGCTTGTTGCGCAACGGCTACAATAAG ATTCACGACAGAGTGAAGAAGCTTCACAAGGAGTTCAAGATATATAGGTGGAACCCTGACCACCCCACCAACAACAAGCCCTTCCTCCAGTCTTACTATGTAGATCTTTCCAACTGTGGGCCCATG GTTTTGGATGCATTGCAGAAGATAAAAGGTGAGGATGATTCAAGCTTGAGCTATAGGAGGTCTTGCAGGGAAGGGATATGTGGGTCTTGTGCCATGAACGTTGATGGAACCAATACAGTGGCCTGCCTCAAGCCCATTGATGTGGACACAAGCAAGCCCACTGTTCTTACTCCCTTGCCTCACATGTATGTGATCAAAGATCTGGTCGTGGACCTCACCAATTTCTACCATCAGTACAG GTCAATTGAACCATGGCTGAAGACCAAAAGAGCACCCGAAGAAGGGATAGAATACAGGCAATCACCAGCAGAGAGGAAGAAGTTAGATGGGTTATACGAGTGCATACTCTGTGCTTGCTGTAGCACATCCTGCCCATCTTACTGGTGGAACCCCGAGGAATTTCTTGGTCCGGCGCCTTTGCTTCATGCTTTTCGATGGATCTCGGACAG CCGGGATGGTTTCACTCAGGAAAGGCTTCAGGCTTTGACGGAAGATCACAAAAGATTGTATAGATGTAGGACTATAAAAAATTGCGCAGCAGCCTGCCCCAAAAGCCTGAACCCAGCTGATGCAATTCATAAGATGAAGACTAAGCATATGATTTCTCAAGTAGTGGAGAAGGTTGGAAGCATGTAG